The Nocardioides sp. S5 genome includes a window with the following:
- a CDS encoding MXAN_6640 family putative metalloprotease, whose product MRRIVTTAVAMALVGGAALSAPAVAADKDRPAGKATTGVQQQTKALEKAADKALENGLGLAPGAVPEVSDATAPETLATARRVLSGDATRRDPSATIALRDLFVKRSQLRGKDLRGANALLARPTDGAGDNQGFGYTVPEAAPLCNTRMCLHYVPTGADAPPSVDWAAQNLATMDSVWSTIVDSLGYRAPLGDRAEGGNALFDVYLKDLGTGLYGFCAPERRVKKRTASGYCVLDNDYAAAQFPSGTPADNLAVTAGHEFFHAVQFAYDYAEDPWMMESTATWMEERIASQVNDNRQYFPTSQIYAPYVPLDTFSRTSTHQYGNWVFWEYLTNRYGTGLVKKAWKQAGSLKSDGGKSSIPALQRILRGKGGLTKVYATFAAGNLIPALNYPEGAEYPAPKVRGAKALRRNKRAKRFATRINHLSSASYVYVPGKGLGAKKWKLAVRVAGPAKRTSPAAVVVAYLANGKRKVKLVRLNRGGDGHTRVAFSNRSVAAVSVTLVNASTRYRCNQRTLLACGGRPLDDRARFAVTGRVTKR is encoded by the coding sequence ATGCGCAGAATCGTCACGACCGCTGTGGCCATGGCACTGGTGGGTGGCGCGGCGCTGTCCGCCCCCGCCGTCGCCGCCGACAAGGACCGACCGGCCGGCAAGGCCACGACCGGTGTCCAGCAGCAGACCAAGGCGCTCGAGAAGGCTGCCGACAAGGCGCTGGAGAACGGCCTCGGCCTCGCGCCCGGCGCGGTGCCGGAGGTCTCGGACGCCACGGCTCCCGAGACCCTCGCGACCGCGCGGCGGGTGCTGTCGGGCGACGCGACGCGACGCGACCCGTCGGCCACCATCGCCCTGCGCGACCTGTTCGTGAAGCGCTCGCAGCTGCGGGGCAAGGACCTGCGCGGCGCCAACGCGCTGCTCGCGCGGCCCACCGACGGTGCCGGCGACAACCAGGGCTTCGGCTACACCGTCCCCGAGGCGGCGCCGCTGTGCAACACCCGCATGTGCCTGCACTACGTGCCGACCGGCGCCGACGCCCCCCCGTCGGTCGACTGGGCCGCACAGAACCTCGCGACCATGGACTCCGTGTGGTCGACGATCGTCGACTCCCTCGGCTACCGCGCTCCGCTGGGTGACCGTGCCGAGGGCGGCAACGCGCTCTTCGACGTCTACCTCAAGGACCTCGGCACCGGCCTCTACGGCTTCTGCGCCCCCGAACGCCGGGTCAAGAAGCGCACCGCCTCGGGCTACTGCGTGCTCGACAACGACTACGCCGCGGCGCAGTTCCCGTCCGGCACCCCCGCCGACAACCTGGCGGTCACCGCCGGCCACGAGTTCTTCCACGCCGTCCAGTTCGCCTACGACTACGCCGAGGACCCGTGGATGATGGAGTCGACGGCGACCTGGATGGAGGAGCGGATCGCCTCGCAGGTCAACGACAACCGCCAGTACTTCCCGACCAGCCAGATCTACGCGCCCTACGTGCCGCTCGACACCTTCAGCCGCACCTCGACCCACCAGTACGGCAACTGGGTGTTCTGGGAGTACCTCACCAACCGCTACGGCACCGGCCTGGTCAAGAAGGCGTGGAAGCAGGCGGGCTCTCTGAAGTCCGACGGCGGCAAGAGCTCCATCCCGGCCCTGCAGCGCATCCTGCGCGGCAAGGGCGGGCTGACCAAGGTCTACGCCACGTTCGCGGCCGGCAACCTGATCCCCGCGCTGAACTACCCCGAGGGCGCGGAGTACCCCGCCCCCAAGGTGCGCGGTGCGAAGGCGCTCCGCCGCAACAAGCGCGCGAAGCGCTTCGCCACCCGGATCAACCACCTGTCGTCGGCGTCCTACGTCTACGTCCCCGGCAAGGGTCTCGGGGCGAAGAAGTGGAAGCTCGCCGTGCGGGTCGCCGGGCCGGCGAAGCGCACCTCCCCCGCCGCCGTGGTCGTGGCCTACCTCGCCAACGGCAAGCGCAAGGTCAAGCTCGTCCGCCTCAACCGCGGCGGCGACGGCCACACCAGGGTCGCCTTCAGCAACCGGTCGGTGGCCGCGGTGTCGGTGACCCTCGTCAACGCCTCCACGCGCTACCGCTGCAACCAGCGCACGCTGCTGGCCTGCGGTGGTCGTCCGCTCGACGACCGGGCCCGCTTCGCCGTGACGGGTCGCGTCACCAAGCGCTGA
- a CDS encoding adenylyltransferase/cytidyltransferase family protein: MPRTVITFGTFDVFHVGHLRVLERAAALGDRLVVGVSADALNERKKGRAPIFSERERLAIVGALKVVDEVFVEESLEQKRDYIVEHGADVLVMGDDWAGKFDELSDACEVVYLERTPAISTTAIIEHIADL; this comes from the coding sequence ATGCCTCGCACCGTGATCACCTTCGGAACGTTCGACGTGTTCCATGTCGGGCACCTGCGGGTGCTGGAGCGGGCCGCGGCGCTCGGCGACCGTCTGGTCGTCGGCGTCTCCGCCGATGCGCTCAACGAGCGCAAGAAGGGCCGCGCGCCGATCTTCAGCGAGCGCGAGCGGCTCGCGATCGTCGGGGCGCTCAAGGTGGTCGACGAGGTGTTCGTCGAGGAGAGCCTCGAGCAGAAGCGCGACTACATCGTGGAGCACGGCGCGGACGTGCTCGTGATGGGAGACGACTGGGCGGGGAAGTTCGACGAGCTCTCCGACGCCTGCGAGGTCGTCTACCTCGAGCGCACGCCCGCCATCTCCACCACCGCGATCATCGAGCACATCGCCGACCTCTGA